Genomic segment of Mesotoga sp. BH458_6_3_2_1:
AGTTTTGAAGGCGGAGAGGAGCTCTTCAAATGTATTACACCGATCGTTCTTTCCACGAGAAACGATGAATATAATACGCCTTTCTACTTGAGGGCCTATCAGGATCCTGCCCAGTTTGGCGAATTCCTTACTAAGAATGCCAGAGAGAAATTCAGAGTTTTCTCCGGGAGAGAGAGCAGTGTCAGTATTGTTGTCGATGGCGAATATGTAGAAAAAGTCGGGAGGAAGAGCAACATAAGAATCAATATTGTTGACGACATAGAAGTCTTCGGATCGGTCGTCCCAGTAAAGATTTCCGGTACCGGAGAGGAGATTGCGTTTCTGTACGACACCGGACTTGGAGAAAAGAATTCCCTTGGAATGGGAATGATAGAGATTGCCGGGAAGCGGTTTTGATTATCAAACGGTGTTTTTAACAAAAGTCGTTTTCAGGAATCTGAATTGGCAGTCTGGGCTACTCAAGATCAGTTAAAATAGAACACTGCGATTACTTTGCATGTGTCTTTAGGATTCTGATAGCAGAAAGCTCATGCTTGTGCGGTGGTATATTTGGTCGGAGGTGATGGTATGAACATATGGTATGTTATAGGTGGAGTGGCTCTGGCGGTAGCTGTTGGCGCGGTACTTCTATTCACCAGCCATGTTGTTACAGAGAGACCTCAACTTCCCGATGTGTATGTAATGAAAATGGACCGACACGTACCTGGAGTAGATATTTCTATTGAAGCTGGAAGGGTTATCACCGTTTCGATAACTAACAACCTCGAAGAGTCAATAACTGCCATATTCTATGAAGAGATAAGATCGTCAACAGGAGAAAGCTCACATGTAGTAATCGAAGGTGAGCCTGAGATAGAAGTTCTTCCAGGCCAGACAAGACAGGTTCTCATCACTCCAGACGAAACCTTCAAAGAGTTCTATCTGCCATACGACATAATTGTCAAGGGCGTCAAGTACGAATGCAATGCCACCATTTCAATGTTCCAGGAGTAGGTCGTTCTTAATCCCTTCCTTCGTAACTCCATTTTTTACATTCAGTTAACCTTTGCCTCTTTTTTTGCTAGGAGATAGTTCTTCATTCCAAAGAACCGCTGTACGCTTAGGAGCAAAAACTCGCTGATCGCTGTGAAAAACAGTTCCATGTTGTCTGTTCCAAGTTCCAAGTAATGAGAATGACAGTGCCTCTGAGTACCAGCAATTCGGTGTTCGCTGCAGGCTACTAAGATCCGCTAGCAAGAACACGCTATTCGCTGCACGCTGAGGGATAGAGATCCCTCTCGTGTCTCGTATCATGGTCAGATACGAGATTACCTAGCAAAGAGCCAATCAAGGACCTTTTCGCTTTGGTATCAATAGCTCTCCTGTTGTTCGAACACGGAGA
This window contains:
- the cas6 gene encoding CRISPR-associated endoribonuclease Cas6, which encodes MRVKLTLSGLKNKADPRNHFHQLSGLIYAMIQKANPDYSKWLHDEGFLDGSKSFKFFCFSKLIPEKNAYIKAGDNGEMIVFTKDIAALYISSPVREIMQHLVDFLLLNREIRILNHNLVIQNAFASTESFEGGEELFKCITPIVLSTRNDEYNTPFYLRAYQDPAQFGEFLTKNAREKFRVFSGRESSVSIVVDGEYVEKVGRKSNIRINIVDDIEVFGSVVPVKISGTGEEIAFLYDTGLGEKNSLGMGMIEIAGKRF